A section of the Triticum dicoccoides isolate Atlit2015 ecotype Zavitan chromosome 7A, WEW_v2.0, whole genome shotgun sequence genome encodes:
- the LOC119329772 gene encoding O-fucosyltransferase 23-like — protein MNFLLDLKHLKHISLLTRPVICKCLLVVIGLIVLRAIVSPFLAINLSEKSFYEPSTLDLFPGVRKDKFVEVPQIIWGLNNQKIAFARACLTAKFLNRSLLMPSLSASLFYKEVDFLQPIPFDKVFDFTKFNARCHGFARLARYSEVSNHTEPYKLQKGSGRRWTVERDLDQLQQSKTGEADGYQVIHVTGKHPFLWPDHWPVKNYAKVFDCLALAPDIEAEVVKVISKIKDAGEKARHEAAISHKKKSIDDGSLNLPVQYIAVRMRIEKDWMIHCKKWEKRSNLKEICSSKGEIIHKVSQITDLRRPVVVYLAVADSLLEDDSVTSGWRVGMIAYEKKKLGVTDIYERQPYLLKSAIDFEVCARADVFVGNSFSTFSNLVVLSRTERLYKLGVESSCGEDVGLSSYAYNVIGDDGGPQRWMTDMLDTSLQRISYGTNNISCH, from the coding sequence ATGAACTTCCTACTAGACCTTAAGCATCTCAAGCACATTAGCTTGCTGACGAGGCCTGTCATTTGCAAATGCCTTCTAGTAGTGATTGGTCTTATTGTATTGAGAGCGATTGTCTCCCCTTTTCTCGCCATTAATTTGTCTGAGAAGAGTTTTTATGAGCCATCAACCCTTGACCTGTTTCCTGGAGTTAGGAAAGACAAGTTTGTTGAGGTCCCACAGATTATATGGGGATTGAACAATCAGAAGATCGCATTTGCCAGGGCATGCTTGACTGCCAAATTCCTGAATCGGTCTCTGCTCATGCCAAGTCTGAGTGCTTCACTTTTTTACAAAGAGGTTGACTTTCTGCAGCCTATTCCTTTCGACAAGGTGTTTGACTTCACCAAATTCAATGCACGCTGTCATGGGTTTGCAAGGCTAGCTCGGTACTCCGAGGTTTCGAATCATACTGAGCCCTATAAACTACAAAAGGGAAGTGGTAGGAGGTGGACAGTGGAGAGAGACTTGGATCAGCTGCAACAGTCCAAAACGGGTGAAGCCGATGGCTATCAAGTAATTCATGTCACTGGGAAACATCCGTTTCTGTGGCCTGACCATTGGCCAGTGAAGAACTATGCCAAGGTCTTCGATTGCCTTGCCTTAGCTCCTGATATAGAAGCTGAAGTAGTCAAGGTCATATCCAAGATTAAAGATGCAGGGGAAAAAGCAAGACACGAGGCTGCTATTTCCCATAAAAAGAAGAGTATAGATGATGGTTCGTTAAATCTGCCTGTGCAGTACATTGCTGTTCGCATGAGAATAGAGAAGGACTGGATGATCCACTGCAAGAAGTGGGAGAAGCGGTCTAACTTGAAGGAAATCTGCAGCAGCAAAGGAGAGATCATTCATAAGGTCTCACAGATCACTGATCTACGCCGGCCGGTTGTGGTTTATCTTGCTGTAGCCGACAGCCTTCTAGAAGATGATTCTGTCACCAGTGGCTGGAGAGTGGGTATGATTGCCTATGAGAAGAAGAAACTCGGAGTTACTGACATATACGAGAGGCAGCCTTACCTTCTAAAGTCTGCCATCGACTTTGAGGTGTGCGCGAGAGCAGATGTGTTTGTTGGCAATAGCTTCTCAACATTTTCCAACCTCGTAGTTTTATCTAGAACAGAAAGGCTGTATAAGCTGGGGGTGGAAAGCTCATGTGGCGAGGATGTTGGGCTGTCATCATATGCATACAATGTTATTGGAGATGACGGCGGGCCTCAGAGATGGATGACAGATATGTTGGACACAAGCCTTCAGCGCATAAGCTATGGAACAAATAACATCTCCTGCCACTGA